A genomic stretch from Serratia entomophila includes:
- the pdxA gene encoding 4-hydroxythreonine-4-phosphate dehydrogenase PdxA → MHSNKRIVITPGEPAGVGPDLVAALAQQDWPVELVVCADPALLLERARQLNLPLTLRDYQPQQPAQPQRAGTLTLLPVAAAHPVTPGELNVGNSAYVVETLARACDGCLNGEFAALITGPVNKGVINDAGIPFIGHTEFFADRSGCDRVVMMLATEELRVALATTHLPLLAVPGAITRQSLFEVIHILDRDLKTKFGIPQPQIYVCGLNPHAGEGGHMGREEIDTITPALEALRGEGIHLIGPLPADTLFQPKYLQHADAVLAMYHDQGLPVLKYQGFGRAVNITLGLPFIRTSVDHGTALELAGTGTADAGSFKTALNLAIKMIINCNE, encoded by the coding sequence ATGCACAGCAATAAACGTATTGTGATTACCCCCGGCGAACCCGCCGGGGTGGGGCCGGATTTGGTGGCAGCGCTGGCGCAACAGGATTGGCCTGTTGAACTGGTGGTGTGCGCGGATCCGGCCCTGTTGCTTGAGCGCGCCCGGCAGCTGAACCTGCCGCTGACCTTGCGCGACTATCAACCTCAGCAGCCGGCTCAGCCACAGCGCGCCGGCACGCTGACCCTGCTGCCGGTAGCGGCCGCGCATCCGGTCACCCCAGGAGAGCTTAACGTCGGCAACAGCGCCTACGTGGTGGAAACCCTGGCCCGCGCCTGCGACGGCTGCCTGAACGGCGAATTCGCCGCGCTGATCACCGGGCCGGTGAACAAGGGCGTGATCAACGACGCCGGCATCCCTTTTATCGGCCATACCGAGTTTTTCGCCGATCGCAGCGGCTGCGATCGGGTCGTGATGATGCTGGCGACCGAAGAGCTGCGCGTGGCGCTGGCGACCACCCATCTGCCGCTGCTGGCGGTGCCGGGCGCCATCACCCGTCAAAGCCTGTTCGAAGTCATCCATATCCTCGATCGGGATCTGAAAACCAAATTTGGCATTCCTCAGCCGCAGATTTACGTCTGTGGGCTTAACCCGCACGCCGGGGAAGGCGGCCATATGGGGCGCGAAGAGATAGACACCATCACGCCGGCGCTCGAGGCGCTGCGCGGCGAAGGCATCCATCTGATCGGCCCGCTGCCGGCGGACACCCTGTTCCAGCCCAAATATCTGCAACATGCCGATGCGGTGCTGGCGATGTATCACGATCAGGGTCTGCCGGTGCTAAAATACCAGGGGTTCGGCCGTGCGGTGAATATCACCCTCGGTTTGCCTTTTATTCGTACCTCGGTCGACCACGGTACCGCTCTGGAACTGGCCGGCACCGGCACCGCCGATGCGGGCAGTTTCAAAACGGCCTTGAATCTCGCCATTAAAATGATAATCAATTGTAATGAATAA
- the surA gene encoding peptidylprolyl isomerase SurA: MKNWRTLILGLVVCANTAFAAPQEVDKVAAVVDNGVVLESDVNSLLQSVKLNAQQAGQQLPDDGTLRHQIIERLVMDNIQLQMAKKMGINVSDADLDKAIANIAAQNKMSVDQLRSRLSYDGLNYNTYRAQIRKEMLISEVRNNEVRRRVTILPQEVDALAKQVGAQNGSDTEMNISHILLPLPENPSQQQVDEAEALAKKLVGEINSGADFGKLAITYSADSQALKGGNMGWGKLQEIPTLFAERLVSAKKGDVVGPIRSGVGFHILKVNDIRGASQSVSVTEVHARHILLKPSVVMTDDQARAKLQSVAEAIKNGSAKFADEAKQLSQDPGSAMQGGDLGWASPDIYDPAFRDALLKLSKGEISAPVHSSFGWHLIQLLDTRQVDKTDAAQKDRAYRMLFNRKFAEEAQTWMQEQRAQAYVKILDGSNAQQ, encoded by the coding sequence ATGAAGAACTGGAGAACGCTTATTCTCGGATTGGTGGTTTGCGCCAATACCGCGTTCGCAGCACCCCAAGAAGTGGATAAAGTCGCCGCCGTCGTGGATAACGGCGTGGTACTCGAGAGCGACGTCAACAGCCTGCTGCAGTCAGTGAAGCTGAATGCGCAGCAAGCCGGCCAGCAGCTGCCGGACGACGGCACGCTGCGCCATCAGATCATCGAACGTCTGGTGATGGACAATATCCAGCTGCAGATGGCCAAGAAAATGGGCATCAACGTGTCCGACGCCGACCTGGACAAAGCCATCGCCAACATCGCCGCGCAAAACAAAATGAGCGTCGATCAGTTGCGCAGCCGTCTGTCTTACGACGGCCTGAACTACAACACCTATCGCGCGCAAATCCGCAAGGAAATGCTGATCTCCGAAGTGCGCAACAACGAAGTGCGCCGCCGCGTGACCATCCTGCCGCAGGAAGTGGATGCGCTGGCCAAGCAGGTTGGGGCTCAGAACGGCAGCGATACCGAAATGAACATCAGCCACATTCTGCTCCCGCTGCCGGAAAACCCGTCGCAGCAGCAGGTTGACGAAGCCGAAGCGCTGGCCAAAAAGCTGGTGGGCGAGATCAACAGCGGCGCCGATTTCGGCAAGCTGGCAATCACCTACTCGGCGGATTCTCAGGCGCTGAAAGGCGGCAACATGGGCTGGGGCAAGCTGCAGGAGATCCCTACCCTGTTCGCCGAGCGTTTGGTTAGCGCCAAGAAAGGCGACGTCGTCGGCCCTATCCGTTCCGGCGTTGGCTTCCATATTCTGAAGGTTAACGATATCCGCGGCGCCAGCCAGTCGGTTTCCGTGACCGAGGTGCATGCCCGCCATATCCTGCTGAAACCTTCGGTGGTGATGACCGACGATCAGGCGCGCGCCAAGCTGCAGTCTGTCGCGGAAGCGATCAAAAACGGCAGCGCCAAATTTGCCGATGAAGCCAAACAGCTGTCTCAGGATCCGGGTTCCGCCATGCAGGGCGGCGATCTGGGCTGGGCCTCTCCGGACATCTACGATCCGGCGTTCCGCGACGCGCTGCTTAAGCTGAGCAAAGGCGAAATCAGCGCCCCGGTGCACTCTTCCTTCGGTTGGCACCTGATCCAGCTGCTGGATACGCGCCAGGTGGATAAAACCGACGCGGCGCAGAAAGATCGCGCTTACCGCATGCTGTTCAACCGTAAATTTGCTGAAGAAGCGCAGACCTGGATGCAGGAACAACGTGCTCAGGCCTACGTGAAGATCCTCGATGGCAGCAATGCACAGCAATAA
- the lptD gene encoding LPS assembly protein LptD — MKKSFPTLLATMIWTALYSQHALADLAEQCMLGVPVYTKPLVSGDPNSLPVTINADDSRTDYPKSALFTGNVNIEQGNSTLTAKQVELNQTQEPGQADPVRTVTATGDVHYSDNQIKLKGPKAWSNLNNKDTDVYEGDYQMVGRQGRGDADKMKMRGANRYTILENGTFTSCLPGDDSWSVVGSEVIHDREEQVAEIWNARFRIGGVPVFYSPYLQLPVGDKRRSGFLIPNAKYGSNNGFEFMLPYYWNIAPNYDATITPHYMSKRGLQWQTEFRYLVQPGLGLMEFDWLPDDKEYGKDYDDSTRWLFYWNHNGVMDQVWRFNVDYTKVSDSKYFTDLDSKYGSTTDGYATQKFSLGYANENWDATLSSKQFQIYDDTDRSQSDSYKVQPQLDLNYYKNDLGPFDFRIYGQAAKFTSVNPYSPDATRLHMEPTLSLPLTNGWASLNTEAKLLATHYQQDIPDGFAANYQRRKGVDAPNLDDSVNRVLPQFKVDGKLVFERPMIWSEGATQTLEPRVQYLYVPYRDQSNIYTYDTTLLQTDYSGLFRDRTYSGLDRIASQNRVSTGLTTRIYDDALVERFNASVGQIYYFSRSRTGDQMTGYDNNDDTGSLAWAGDTYWKIDDRWGLRGGLQYDTRLNSVSLGNGVVEYRQDAERVVQLNYRYATPEYIQTALNTKTVPAYQDGISQVGVTGSWPIADRWAVVGAYYYDTRAKQSADQLVGLKYNTCCWAVTLGYERKVTEWNNSNNTSVYDNKVSFNVELRGLSSDHSLGSAEMLRSGILPYQRAF, encoded by the coding sequence ATGAAAAAAAGTTTCCCAACACTGCTGGCCACGATGATTTGGACGGCACTCTACAGTCAGCATGCGCTGGCTGATCTGGCCGAGCAATGCATGCTTGGCGTTCCTGTTTATACCAAGCCTTTGGTCAGCGGCGATCCCAACAGCCTGCCGGTTACCATCAATGCCGATGACTCGCGCACTGACTATCCGAAGAGCGCGCTGTTCACCGGCAACGTCAATATCGAGCAGGGCAACAGCACCCTGACCGCCAAGCAGGTGGAACTGAACCAAACTCAGGAGCCGGGGCAGGCCGATCCGGTGCGCACCGTGACCGCCACCGGCGACGTGCACTACAGCGACAACCAGATCAAGCTGAAAGGCCCGAAGGCCTGGTCGAACCTGAATAACAAAGATACCGACGTCTATGAGGGCGACTACCAGATGGTCGGCCGTCAGGGGCGCGGCGACGCCGACAAAATGAAAATGCGCGGCGCCAATCGCTACACCATTTTGGAGAACGGCACCTTTACCTCCTGCCTGCCGGGCGACGACAGCTGGAGCGTTGTCGGTTCCGAAGTGATCCACGACCGCGAAGAGCAGGTGGCGGAAATCTGGAACGCCCGCTTCCGCATCGGCGGCGTGCCGGTGTTCTACAGCCCGTATCTGCAGCTGCCGGTCGGCGATAAGCGCCGCTCCGGCTTCCTGATCCCGAACGCGAAATACGGCAGCAACAACGGCTTCGAGTTCATGTTGCCGTACTACTGGAATATCGCGCCGAACTACGACGCCACCATCACGCCGCACTATATGTCGAAGCGCGGCCTGCAGTGGCAGACCGAATTCCGCTACCTGGTGCAGCCGGGCCTCGGCCTGATGGAGTTCGACTGGTTGCCGGACGACAAGGAATACGGCAAGGACTATGACGACAGCACCCGTTGGCTGTTCTACTGGAACCACAACGGCGTGATGGATCAGGTGTGGCGCTTCAACGTCGACTACACCAAGGTCAGCGACTCCAAATACTTTACCGATCTGGACTCCAAATACGGCTCCACCACCGACGGCTACGCCACGCAGAAGTTCAGCCTGGGTTACGCCAACGAGAACTGGGACGCCACCTTGAGCTCCAAGCAGTTCCAGATCTACGACGATACCGACCGCAGCCAGTCGGACTCGTATAAGGTTCAGCCGCAGTTGGATCTGAACTACTACAAGAACGACCTCGGCCCGTTCGACTTCCGCATCTACGGCCAGGCGGCCAAGTTCACCAGCGTCAACCCATACAGCCCGGACGCCACCCGTCTGCATATGGAACCTACGCTGAGCCTGCCGCTGACCAACGGCTGGGCCAGCCTGAACACCGAAGCCAAGCTGCTGGCGACCCACTACCAGCAGGATATTCCAGACGGCTTCGCCGCCAACTATCAGCGCCGCAAAGGGGTCGACGCGCCGAATCTCGACGACTCGGTCAACCGCGTGCTGCCGCAGTTCAAGGTCGACGGCAAGCTGGTGTTCGAACGCCCGATGATCTGGTCTGAAGGGGCCACCCAAACGCTGGAACCGCGCGTGCAGTACCTGTACGTGCCATACCGTGATCAAAGCAACATCTATACCTACGACACCACGCTGCTGCAAACCGACTACAGCGGCCTGTTCCGCGACCGCACTTACAGCGGCCTGGATCGCATCGCTTCGCAGAACCGCGTATCCACCGGTTTGACCACGCGAATTTATGATGATGCGCTGGTTGAACGTTTTAACGCTTCCGTAGGTCAAATCTACTACTTCAGCCGGTCACGCACCGGTGACCAGATGACGGGTTACGACAACAACGACGATACCGGCAGCCTGGCCTGGGCCGGCGATACCTATTGGAAGATCGACGATCGTTGGGGCCTGCGCGGCGGCCTGCAGTACGACACCCGCCTGAACAGCGTTTCGCTGGGCAACGGCGTGGTGGAATACCGTCAGGACGCCGAACGCGTGGTGCAGCTGAACTACCGCTACGCCACGCCGGAATATATCCAGACGGCGCTGAACACCAAAACGGTGCCGGCCTATCAGGACGGTATCTCTCAGGTTGGCGTCACCGGCAGTTGGCCGATTGCCGATCGCTGGGCGGTGGTTGGGGCGTATTATTACGACACCCGCGCCAAGCAGTCTGCCGATCAACTGGTGGGGCTGAAGTACAACACCTGCTGCTGGGCGGTAACCCTGGGCTATGAGCGCAAGGTCACCGAATGGAACAACAGCAACAATACCAGCGTTTACGACAACAAAGTTTCGTTCAACGTCGAACTGCGTGGCCTGAGCAGCGATCACAGCCTCGGTTCCGCGGAAATGCTGCGCTCCGGCATCCTGCCGTATCAGCGTGCGTTCTGA
- the rsmA gene encoding 16S rRNA (adenine(1518)-N(6)/adenine(1519)-N(6))-dimethyltransferase RsmA yields the protein MNNRVHQGHFARKRFGQNFLTDQFVIDSIVSAIHPQPGEAVVEIGPGLGALTEPVGARMDRMTVIELDRDLAARLENHPQLKDKLTIHQQDAMTVNFAEMAEQAGQPLRVFGNLPYNISTPLMFHLFSYTQAIRDMHFMLQKEVVNRLVAGPNSKAYGRLTVMAQYYCNVIPVLEVPPTSFTPAPKVDSAVVRLVPHGVMPNPVGDVRMLSRITTQAFNQRRKTIRNSLGDLFTPEQLTELGIDPSLRAENISVAQYCKLANWLSANPAPQQ from the coding sequence ATGAATAACAGAGTCCACCAAGGGCACTTTGCCCGCAAACGCTTTGGACAAAACTTTTTAACCGATCAGTTTGTCATCGATAGCATTGTCTCCGCCATTCACCCGCAACCGGGCGAAGCGGTGGTAGAGATCGGCCCGGGCCTCGGCGCCTTGACCGAGCCGGTTGGCGCGCGCATGGACCGCATGACGGTGATCGAGCTGGACCGCGATCTGGCCGCCCGGCTGGAGAACCATCCGCAGCTGAAAGACAAGCTGACCATTCACCAGCAAGACGCCATGACGGTGAATTTCGCCGAAATGGCCGAGCAGGCAGGCCAACCGCTGCGCGTATTTGGTAACCTGCCCTACAATATTTCGACGCCGCTGATGTTCCACCTTTTCAGCTATACTCAGGCAATCCGCGACATGCACTTCATGTTGCAGAAAGAGGTGGTAAACCGTCTGGTCGCCGGCCCGAACAGCAAGGCTTACGGGCGTTTGACCGTGATGGCGCAGTATTACTGCAACGTCATCCCGGTGCTGGAAGTGCCGCCAACTTCATTCACTCCGGCGCCGAAGGTCGACTCCGCCGTAGTGCGTCTGGTGCCGCACGGCGTGATGCCAAACCCGGTGGGTGACGTGCGCATGCTGAGCCGCATTACCACTCAGGCGTTCAACCAGCGTCGGAAAACCATCCGCAACAGCCTGGGCGATCTGTTCACTCCGGAACAGCTGACGGAGTTAGGCATCGATCCTTCGCTCAGAGCAGAGAATATTTCTGTGGCGCAGTACTGCAAGCTGGCAAACTGGCTTTCAGCTAACCCAGCACCGCAGCAATAA
- the rluA gene encoding bifunctional tRNA pseudouridine(32) synthase/23S rRNA pseudouridine(746) synthase RluA, which yields MEPYNPPQDPMHILYQDEHIMVVNKPSGLLSVPGRAPENKDSLMTRIQADFPAAESVHRLDMATSGVIVVALNKAAERELKRQFREREPKKSYIARVWGHLEQDEGWVDLPLICDWPNRPLQKVCFETGKAAQTEYQVLSRDADGSTRVKLTPITGRSHQLRVHMLALGHPILGDGFYAHPQAKAMAPRLQLHAQELRITHPAFQTPMHFRAEPDF from the coding sequence ATGGAACCCTACAATCCCCCACAGGACCCGATGCATATCCTGTATCAGGATGAGCACATCATGGTGGTCAACAAGCCGAGCGGCCTGCTTTCGGTGCCTGGCCGCGCGCCGGAAAACAAAGACAGCCTGATGACGCGCATTCAGGCCGACTTCCCGGCCGCCGAATCGGTGCATCGGCTGGATATGGCCACCAGCGGCGTGATCGTGGTGGCGCTGAACAAGGCCGCCGAGCGCGAGCTGAAGCGCCAGTTCCGCGAACGCGAGCCGAAGAAGTCCTATATCGCCCGCGTCTGGGGCCACCTGGAGCAGGATGAGGGATGGGTGGATTTACCGCTGATTTGCGACTGGCCGAACCGGCCGCTGCAGAAAGTGTGTTTTGAAACCGGCAAAGCGGCGCAAACGGAATATCAGGTGCTGTCGCGCGACGCCGACGGCAGCACGCGGGTAAAACTGACGCCGATCACTGGCCGCTCTCACCAACTGCGGGTACATATGCTGGCGCTGGGGCATCCGATCCTCGGCGACGGTTTCTACGCGCATCCACAGGCGAAAGCGATGGCGCCACGGCTGCAGCTGCATGCGCAGGAGCTGCGCATCACCCACCCCGCCTTCCAGACGCCGATGCATTTTCGCGCCGAGCCGGATTTCTGA
- the djlA gene encoding co-chaperone DjlA: MQYWGKLLGVIVAIWSGAGFWGVVLGLIIGHMIDTARSNKRSRGFFAGQQTRQTLFFRTTFQVMGHLTKSKGRVTEADIQIASLFMDRLQLHGEARTAAQQAFREGKQSQFPLRETLQQLRSICFGRFDLIRMFLEIQIQAAFADGSLHPNERQVLYVIAEELGISHAQFDQFLSMMEGGRQFGGGRQGGYSQGGYQQAQRGPTLEDACKVLGVSSGDDAAAIKRAYRKLMSEHHPDKLVAKGLPPEMMEMAKQKAQEIQAAYDLIKREKGFK; encoded by the coding sequence ATGCAGTATTGGGGAAAACTGCTCGGGGTCATCGTCGCCATTTGGTCTGGCGCGGGGTTCTGGGGTGTAGTTTTGGGGCTGATTATCGGTCATATGATCGATACTGCGCGCAGCAACAAGCGCAGCCGGGGTTTCTTCGCCGGCCAGCAAACGCGGCAAACGCTATTTTTCCGCACCACTTTTCAGGTGATGGGTCACCTGACCAAATCAAAAGGGCGCGTTACCGAGGCGGATATTCAGATCGCCAGCCTGTTTATGGATCGTCTGCAGCTGCACGGCGAAGCGCGCACCGCGGCGCAGCAGGCGTTTCGCGAAGGCAAGCAGAGCCAGTTTCCGCTGAGAGAGACGCTGCAGCAGCTGCGCAGCATCTGTTTCGGCCGTTTCGACCTGATTCGGATGTTTCTGGAAATTCAAATCCAGGCGGCGTTCGCCGACGGTTCGCTGCATCCGAACGAGCGGCAGGTGCTGTATGTGATCGCGGAAGAGCTGGGCATCTCGCATGCGCAGTTCGATCAGTTCCTCAGCATGATGGAAGGCGGGCGCCAGTTTGGCGGCGGCCGGCAGGGCGGTTATTCGCAGGGCGGCTACCAGCAGGCGCAGCGCGGGCCAACGTTGGAAGATGCCTGTAAGGTGCTGGGCGTCAGCAGCGGCGACGATGCCGCCGCTATCAAGCGCGCCTACCGCAAGCTGATGAGCGAACATCATCCGGATAAACTGGTGGCGAAAGGCCTGCCGCCGGAAATGATGGAGATGGCCAAGCAAAAAGCGCAGGAGATCCAGGCGGCATACGATCTGATCAAACGCGAGAAAGGCTTCAAATAA
- the rapA gene encoding RNA polymerase-associated protein RapA, which produces MPFTLGQRWISDTESELGLGTVVALDTRMITLLFPATGENRLYARNDSPITRVMFNPGDTISSHEGWQLQVEEVKEDYGLLTYVGTRLDTQESGVAMREVLLDSKLTFSKPQDRLFAGQIDRMDRFALRFRARKYQSEQYRLPFAGLRGMRASLIPHQLHIAYEVGQRHAPRVLLADEVGLGKTIEAGMIIHQQLLAGRAERVLIVVPETLQHQWLVEMMRRFNLYFSLFDDSRYAEAKLDSSNPFETEQLVICSLDFVRRNKQRLEELADAHWDLLVVDEAHHLAWSEEAPSREYQVIEQLAEHVPGVLLLTATPEQLGQQSHFARLRLLDPNRFHDYHEFVAEQQKYRPVADAVTLLLSGERLADDKLNLLGELIDEQDIEPLLKAANSDGDNAEQARQELVTMLMDRHGTSRVLFRNTRNGVKGFPHRNLHQIKLPLPTQYQTAIKVSGIMGAKKTVEARARDMLYPEQIYQEFEGENATWWNFDPRVEWLLDYLVANRHEKVLVICAKAETALQLEQVLREREAIRAAVFHEGLSIIERDRAAAYFASEEEGAQVLLCSEIGSEGRNFQFASQLVMFDLPFNPDLLEQRIGRLDRIGQMHDIQIMVPYLENTAQAVLGRWFHEGLDAFEHTCPTGRTIYDSSYEQLIGYLAAPTEQEGLDEFIHACRQQHDQLKAQLEQGRDRLLEMHSNGGDKAQALADAIAEQDNDVNLVGFALNLFDIVGINQDDRSDNLIVLTPSDHMLVPDFPGLPQDGCTVTFDRDQALSREDAQFVSWEHPIIRNGLDLILSGDTGSCAVSLLKNKALPVGTLLVELVYVVEAQAPKHLQLTRFLPPTPIRMLMDRKGTNLAAQVEFESFNRQLNAVNRHTSSKLVNAVQQDVHAMLQQAEGLVEAQARALIEQAKQEADDKLSTELARLEALKAVNPNIRDDEVEALEFNRRQVLANLNEAGWRLDAIRLVVVTHQ; this is translated from the coding sequence ATGCCTTTTACTCTTGGTCAACGCTGGATCAGCGATACGGAAAGCGAATTAGGTCTGGGAACCGTCGTGGCGCTGGATACGCGCATGATTACCCTGCTTTTCCCCGCCACCGGTGAAAACCGCCTCTATGCCAGAAACGATTCGCCGATCACCCGCGTGATGTTCAACCCGGGCGATACCATCAGCAGCCATGAAGGATGGCAGCTGCAGGTGGAGGAAGTAAAAGAGGATTACGGCCTGTTGACCTACGTCGGCACCCGCCTGGATACCCAGGAAAGCGGCGTGGCGATGCGCGAAGTGCTGCTGGACAGCAAGCTGACCTTCAGCAAGCCTCAGGACCGGCTGTTTGCCGGCCAAATTGACCGTATGGATCGCTTCGCCCTGCGCTTTCGCGCGCGTAAATATCAGAGCGAGCAATATCGCCTGCCGTTCGCCGGCCTGCGCGGCATGCGCGCCAGCCTGATCCCGCACCAGCTGCATATCGCCTACGAAGTGGGCCAGCGCCATGCGCCGCGGGTACTGTTGGCGGACGAGGTCGGCCTGGGCAAAACCATCGAAGCCGGCATGATCATTCACCAGCAGTTGCTGGCAGGCCGCGCCGAACGCGTGCTGATCGTGGTGCCGGAGACCCTGCAGCACCAGTGGCTGGTCGAGATGATGCGCCGCTTCAACCTCTACTTCTCGCTGTTCGACGACAGCCGCTACGCCGAAGCCAAGCTCGACAGCAGCAACCCGTTCGAAACCGAACAGCTGGTGATCTGCTCGCTGGACTTCGTGCGCCGCAACAAGCAGCGCCTGGAAGAGCTGGCGGACGCCCACTGGGATCTGCTGGTGGTCGACGAGGCCCACCACCTGGCCTGGAGCGAAGAAGCCCCGAGCCGCGAATACCAGGTGATCGAACAGCTGGCCGAACACGTTCCCGGCGTGCTGTTGCTGACCGCCACCCCGGAACAACTTGGCCAGCAGAGCCACTTCGCCCGTCTGCGCCTGCTGGATCCGAACCGCTTCCACGACTATCACGAGTTCGTGGCCGAGCAGCAAAAATACCGCCCGGTTGCCGACGCAGTCACCCTGTTGCTGAGCGGCGAACGCCTGGCCGACGACAAGCTGAACCTGCTGGGCGAACTGATCGACGAGCAGGACATCGAACCGCTGCTTAAAGCCGCCAACAGCGACGGCGACAACGCCGAGCAGGCGCGCCAGGAACTGGTGACCATGCTGATGGATCGCCACGGCACCAGCCGCGTGCTGTTCCGCAACACCCGCAACGGCGTAAAGGGCTTCCCGCACCGTAACCTGCATCAGATCAAGCTGCCGTTGCCGACCCAGTACCAGACCGCGATTAAAGTGTCCGGCATCATGGGCGCCAAGAAAACCGTCGAGGCGCGCGCGCGCGACATGCTGTACCCGGAGCAGATTTATCAGGAATTCGAGGGCGAGAACGCCACCTGGTGGAACTTCGATCCGCGCGTGGAATGGCTGCTGGACTACCTGGTGGCCAACCGCCACGAGAAAGTGCTGGTGATCTGCGCCAAGGCGGAAACCGCGCTGCAGCTGGAGCAAGTGCTGCGCGAACGTGAAGCGATCCGCGCCGCGGTGTTCCACGAAGGGCTGTCGATCATCGAGCGCGATCGCGCCGCCGCCTACTTCGCTTCCGAAGAAGAAGGCGCGCAGGTGTTGCTGTGTTCCGAAATCGGTTCCGAAGGCCGCAACTTCCAGTTCGCCAGCCAACTGGTGATGTTCGACCTGCCGTTCAACCCGGATCTGCTGGAGCAGCGGATCGGCCGTCTGGATCGTATCGGCCAGATGCACGACATCCAGATCATGGTGCCGTACCTGGAAAACACCGCGCAGGCGGTGCTGGGCCGCTGGTTCCATGAGGGGTTGGACGCCTTCGAACACACCTGCCCGACCGGCCGCACCATCTACGACAGCAGCTATGAGCAGCTGATCGGGTATCTGGCCGCGCCGACCGAACAGGAAGGGCTGGACGAATTCATTCACGCCTGCCGCCAGCAGCACGACCAGCTGAAAGCGCAGCTGGAGCAGGGCCGCGACCGCCTGCTGGAAATGCACTCCAACGGCGGCGACAAGGCCCAGGCGCTGGCGGACGCCATCGCCGAGCAGGACAACGACGTCAACCTGGTGGGTTTTGCGCTCAACCTGTTCGACATCGTCGGCATCAATCAGGACGATCGCAGTGACAACCTGATCGTGCTGACGCCGTCCGACCACATGCTGGTGCCGGACTTCCCGGGCCTGCCGCAGGACGGCTGTACCGTGACCTTCGACCGCGATCAGGCGCTGTCGCGTGAAGACGCACAGTTCGTCAGCTGGGAACACCCGATCATCCGCAACGGCCTGGATCTGATCCTGTCGGGCGATACCGGCAGCTGTGCGGTTTCCCTGTTGAAAAACAAGGCGCTGCCGGTCGGCACTCTGTTGGTTGAGCTGGTATACGTGGTGGAAGCGCAGGCGCCGAAGCACCTGCAGCTGACCCGCTTCCTGCCGCCGACGCCAATCCGCATGCTGATGGATCGCAAAGGTACCAACCTGGCGGCGCAGGTGGAGTTCGAAAGCTTCAACCGCCAGCTGAATGCCGTCAACCGCCACACCTCCAGCAAGCTGGTCAACGCGGTGCAGCAGGACGTGCACGCCATGCTGCAGCAGGCGGAAGGCCTGGTTGAAGCGCAGGCTCGCGCGTTGATTGAGCAGGCGAAACAGGAAGCGGACGACAAGCTGAGCACCGAGCTGGCGCGCCTGGAAGCGCTGAAGGCGGTTAACCCGAACATCCGCGACGACGAAGTCGAAGCGCTGGAGTTCAACCGCCGTCAGGTGCTGGCTAACCTCAATGAAGCCGGTTGGCGTCTGGACGCCATTCGTCTGGTGGTCGTCACCCACCAGTAA
- the apaG gene encoding Co2+/Mg2+ efflux protein ApaG, whose product MIDSPRVCIQVQSIYVESQSIPEEERYVFAYTITIRNLGRFNVQLLGRYWLITNSNGRQTEVQGEGVIGEQPLIPPGGEFQYTSGAILETPLGTMEGHYEMVDHQGQPFQTAIPVFRLAIPTLIH is encoded by the coding sequence ATGATTGATTCGCCCCGTGTATGTATTCAGGTTCAGAGCATCTATGTGGAATCACAGTCGATTCCTGAAGAAGAGCGTTATGTCTTCGCCTATACCATCACCATCCGCAATCTGGGGCGTTTCAACGTGCAGCTGCTGGGCCGTTACTGGCTGATCACCAACAGCAACGGCCGCCAGACCGAAGTCCAGGGTGAAGGGGTCATCGGCGAACAGCCGCTGATCCCGCCCGGCGGCGAATTCCAATACACCAGCGGCGCGATCCTCGAGACGCCGCTGGGCACCATGGAAGGCCACTACGAAATGGTTGACCATCAGGGTCAACCGTTCCAGACCGCTATTCCCGTGTTCCGCTTAGCTATTCCAACGCTGATCCATTAA